Proteins from a genomic interval of Meles meles unplaced genomic scaffold, mMelMel3.1 paternal haplotype, whole genome shotgun sequence:
- the LOC123936037 gene encoding olfactory receptor 2T4-like, with amino-acid sequence MENANWLANHTGRSDFILVGIFSESKHPALLCLVIFVLFLMAVSGNTILILLIHSDAHLHTPMYFFISQLSLMDMMYISVTVPKMLMDQVMGMNKISDIECGIQMFLYLTLAGSEFFLLASMAYDRYVAICHPLHYPVLMNHRVLHLLSSGCWFLGSVDGFLFTPITMTFPFCRSREIHHFFCEVPAVLKLSCSDTSIYEIFMYLCCVLMLLIPVIVISGSYYFILITIHRMNSAEGQKKAFVTCSSHMTVVILFYGAAIYTYMLPKSYHTPEKDIMVSVFYTILTPVLNPLIYSLRNKNVMGALKKMLNVGPVF; translated from the coding sequence ATGGAGAACGCCAACTGGCTAGCTAACCATACTGGGAGATCAGATTTCATCCTGGTGGGAATCTTCAGTGAATCCAAACACCCAGCTCTCCTTTGTTTGGTCATTTTCGTGCTTTTCCTAATGGCCGTGTCTGGAAACACCATCTTGATACTATTGATACATTCCGATgcccacctccacacccccatgtattttttcattaGCCAGCTATCTCTCATGGACATGATGTATATTTCTGTTACTGTGCCCAAGATGCTCATGGACCAAGTCATGGGTATGAACAAGATCTCAGACATAGAATGTGGGATACAAATGTTTCTCTATCTGACACTAGCaggttcagaattttttcttctagcctctatggcctatgaccgctatgtggccatctgccatcCTCTTCATTACCCTGTCCTCATGAACCATCGCGTGTTACACCTTCTATCATCTGGCTGCTGGTTCCTGGGCTCAGTGGATGGCTTCTTGTTTACTCCCATCACCATGACCTTCCCCTTCTGCAGATCTCGGGAGATACATCATTTTTTCTGTGAAGTCCCTGCTGTATTGAAACTCTCTTGTTCGGACACTTCCATCTATGAGATTTTCATGTACCTGTGCTGTGTCCTTATGCTTCTCATTCCTGTGATAGTCATTTCAGGCTCTTACTACTTTATCCTCATCACCATCCATAGGATGAACTCAGCAGAAGGACAGAAGAAGGCCTTTGTCacttgttcttcccacatgacTGTGGTCATCCTCTTCTATGGGGCTGCCATTTATACTTACATGCTCCCCAAATCCTACCATACACCAGAGAAGGACATCATGGTATCTGTCTTTTACACCATACTCACTCCTGTGCTCAACCCTTTGATCTATAGTCTAAGAAATAAGAATGTTATGGGAGCTCTGAAGAAAATGTTGAATGTGGGACCTGTCTTTTAA